In Natronococcus occultus SP4, the following proteins share a genomic window:
- a CDS encoding threonine aldolase family protein, protein MIDLRSDTVTKPDDEMRAAAAAAEVGDDVYGEDPTVNDLEARAAERVGMEAALYVPTGTMGNQIAARVHTERGQEVLADRKSHVVKYELGGFAQLAGLQVRMLDADPRGVPTPAEIDASYVEEDLHRPGTGLLCLENTHNARGGLAIAPEKIDAAADAAHDRGVPVHVDGARLFNAATALEVPVADLTDPIDSVMFCLSKGLGAPVGSMLAGSAEFIERARRVRKLFGGGMRQAGIVAAPGLRALENVQDLETDHENARLLAAGLAEIDGLDVREPETNIVLVDVSGLGLTSEDVLDRLEDRGVRASAFGETTLRLCTHRCVSRDEVDRAVELAAEGLSSND, encoded by the coding sequence ATGATCGATCTGCGCTCGGATACCGTGACGAAGCCCGACGACGAGATGCGAGCGGCCGCCGCTGCGGCCGAGGTCGGGGACGACGTCTACGGCGAGGACCCGACGGTGAACGACCTCGAGGCTCGTGCGGCCGAACGGGTCGGCATGGAGGCCGCCCTGTACGTGCCGACCGGGACGATGGGGAACCAGATCGCCGCGCGAGTGCACACCGAGCGGGGCCAGGAGGTGCTGGCGGACCGCAAGAGCCACGTCGTGAAGTACGAACTCGGCGGCTTCGCCCAGCTCGCGGGACTGCAGGTACGGATGCTCGACGCCGATCCGCGAGGCGTGCCGACGCCTGCGGAGATCGACGCGAGCTACGTCGAGGAGGACCTGCACCGTCCGGGAACGGGACTCCTCTGTCTCGAGAACACCCACAACGCCCGCGGCGGGCTCGCGATCGCCCCCGAGAAGATCGACGCCGCGGCCGACGCCGCACACGATCGCGGGGTTCCGGTCCACGTCGACGGCGCGCGGCTGTTCAACGCCGCGACGGCGCTTGAGGTCCCCGTCGCCGACCTTACCGACCCCATCGACTCGGTCATGTTCTGTCTCTCGAAGGGTCTTGGTGCCCCCGTCGGCTCGATGCTCGCGGGCTCCGCGGAGTTTATCGAGCGGGCCCGCCGCGTGCGCAAACTGTTCGGCGGCGGGATGCGCCAGGCCGGAATCGTCGCCGCGCCGGGGCTGCGGGCCCTCGAGAACGTCCAGGATCTCGAGACGGATCACGAGAACGCGCGCCTGCTGGCCGCGGGACTCGCGGAGATCGACGGCCTCGACGTCCGGGAGCCCGAAACCAACATCGTCCTCGTCGACGTCTCGGGACTGGGGCTAACCAGCGAGGACGTCCTCGATCGGCTCGAGGACCGCGGAGTCAGGGCGTCGGCGTTCGGCGAGACGACGCTGCGGCTCTGTACCCACCGCTGTGTCTCGCGGGATGAGGTCGACCGGGCGGTCGAACTGGCAGCCGAGGGACTCTCTAGTAACGACTGA
- a CDS encoding helix-turn-helix transcriptional regulator, with product MDVRGLRALVVLVVVGCLFVPMSASAVVAADGDAGTQQPLQQLEDEALQFDDAEEIHVDVEIHENGSATFQVDYRFPINPENESIEEWEQLQNDIESNPEEYVEREAEGWDDVRSDGENVTDREMEISNFTVTTDESTAPRDLGHVKYQFEWSSFAHVELNRIEAGDALSEFTLVDDTTLQLSWPEGYSAYEIDPDSDDRGEGSVFWDGSGTEFTDDQPRVVLIEDAESAEGTESEEGPAMPWLAAGAALGVLAAAGVAGWWFRYGRESGSADPGSDAPTEPSASAEPTGPPPELLSNEERVLRLIEDRGGRIKQQEVVSELDWTEAKTSQVVGGLREDDEIEVFRIGRENVLALPEEDVDEE from the coding sequence ATGGATGTGCGGGGGCTTCGAGCCCTAGTGGTGCTCGTGGTGGTTGGTTGCCTGTTCGTTCCGATGTCTGCCTCGGCCGTGGTGGCGGCCGACGGTGATGCCGGGACCCAGCAGCCGCTCCAGCAACTCGAGGACGAGGCGCTCCAGTTCGACGACGCCGAGGAGATCCACGTCGACGTCGAGATCCACGAGAACGGGTCGGCGACGTTCCAGGTCGATTACCGGTTCCCGATCAATCCCGAAAACGAGTCGATCGAGGAGTGGGAACAGCTCCAGAACGATATCGAGTCCAACCCCGAGGAGTACGTCGAACGGGAGGCCGAGGGATGGGACGACGTCCGTTCCGACGGCGAAAACGTGACCGACCGCGAGATGGAGATCTCGAACTTCACGGTGACAACCGACGAAAGCACCGCACCGCGGGATCTGGGCCACGTGAAGTATCAGTTCGAGTGGTCGTCGTTCGCACACGTCGAACTCAATCGTATCGAAGCCGGTGACGCGCTCTCGGAGTTTACGCTGGTCGACGACACGACGTTACAGCTCTCCTGGCCTGAGGGGTACTCGGCCTACGAAATCGATCCGGACTCCGACGACAGAGGCGAGGGATCGGTCTTCTGGGACGGCAGCGGGACCGAGTTCACCGACGACCAGCCCCGCGTCGTGTTGATCGAGGACGCCGAGTCGGCCGAGGGAACCGAATCCGAGGAGGGACCGGCGATGCCCTGGCTCGCCGCGGGAGCCGCACTCGGCGTCCTCGCGGCCGCCGGCGTTGCCGGCTGGTGGTTCCGGTACGGCCGGGAATCCGGATCGGCCGATCCAGGTTCGGACGCGCCGACGGAACCGTCCGCCTCCGCCGAGCCGACCGGCCCGCCACCGGAGTTGCTCAGCAACGAGGAACGAGTGTTACGCCTGATCGAAGACCGCGGCGGTCGGATCAAACAACAGGAGGTGGTCTCCGAACTCGACTGGACGGAGGCCAAGACCAGCCAGGTCGTCGGCGGGCTCCGGGAGGACGACGAGATCGAGGTCTTCCGGATCGGTCGGGAGAACGTCCTCGCGCTCCCCGAGGAAGACGTCGACGAGGAGTAG
- a CDS encoding 2'-5' RNA ligase family protein translates to MYSVTVPVPGRVRELATALYPELVGFDTVREDHSCLLKRLGEPDHAAQLQHRTHRALEGTARLEARVTGIDYFADPPLGSAPVVYLVVDSPGLESVHARLAEEFGTVTGLEGADYVPHVTLARGGDEATAKRLADRQIDPVEWTVGELEFRAESDGLPVSRVALPA, encoded by the coding sequence GTGTACAGCGTCACCGTTCCAGTTCCCGGGCGCGTCCGCGAGCTCGCGACCGCCCTCTACCCCGAACTGGTCGGGTTCGACACCGTCCGCGAGGACCACTCCTGTCTGCTCAAACGGCTCGGCGAGCCCGACCACGCCGCACAGCTCCAGCACCGCACACACCGCGCGCTGGAGGGGACGGCACGGCTCGAAGCCCGCGTTACCGGAATCGACTACTTCGCCGACCCCCCGCTGGGATCGGCACCCGTCGTCTACCTCGTCGTCGACAGTCCCGGTCTCGAATCGGTCCATGCCCGACTTGCCGAGGAGTTCGGAACCGTCACGGGCCTCGAGGGCGCCGACTACGTCCCACACGTCACCCTCGCTCGAGGTGGGGACGAGGCGACCGCGAAACGGTTGGCCGACCGCCAGATCGATCCCGTCGAGTGGACCGTCGGCGAACTCGAGTTCCGGGCCGAATCCGACGGGTTGCCGGTGAGTCGGGTCGCGCTCCCGGCGTGA
- a CDS encoding DUF7859 family protein: MTSFLPDDPVIIVIVLILLALIFFTYLLLRRTILEFRDGMEGR, from the coding sequence ATGACTAGCTTCCTTCCCGACGATCCGGTTATCATTGTGATCGTCCTGATCCTGCTCGCGCTGATCTTCTTTACCTACCTCCTGTTGCGGCGAACGATCCTCGAGTTCCGCGACGGGATGGAGGGGCGCTAA
- a CDS encoding aminopeptidase, translating to MDPRIREHAEIIANHSVDLQEGDNVVVDAHPVAEDLAVALHEVIGDRGANPVTTSQRTGKRQQRAYLRASDDEFETPDHELALIENTDVYIAIRASDNVTQTSDVDPETQAAHRQAHQPILEERLSTRWCLTQFPAPANAQLAEMSTEAYEGFVWDAVNKDWEAQRDHQENMVELMDAGEEIRIVSGETTDVTMSIDGNPTINDHGEHNLPGGEVFTAPQPDSVEGEVLFDMPLYHQGREITDVYLEFEDGEVVSHSAAKNEDVLTNVLETDDGARRLGELGIGMNRDIDRFTYNMLFDEKMGDTVHMAVGRAYDDTVGEDNEANESAVHVDMIVDMSEDSRIEIDGEVVQRDGTFRFEEGGV from the coding sequence ATGGACCCGCGCATCCGCGAACACGCCGAGATCATCGCGAACCACTCCGTCGATCTCCAGGAAGGGGACAACGTCGTCGTCGACGCCCACCCCGTCGCCGAGGACCTCGCTGTCGCCCTCCACGAGGTGATCGGCGACCGCGGCGCCAATCCCGTGACGACCAGCCAGCGAACCGGAAAACGCCAGCAACGGGCCTATCTTCGCGCGTCGGACGACGAGTTCGAGACGCCCGACCACGAGCTCGCGCTCATCGAAAACACCGACGTCTACATCGCGATTCGAGCCAGCGACAACGTCACCCAGACCAGCGACGTCGACCCCGAGACGCAGGCGGCCCACCGACAGGCCCACCAGCCGATCCTCGAGGAGCGTCTGTCGACCCGATGGTGTCTCACGCAGTTCCCCGCACCCGCGAACGCCCAGCTCGCCGAGATGAGCACCGAGGCCTACGAGGGGTTCGTCTGGGACGCCGTCAACAAGGACTGGGAGGCCCAGCGCGACCACCAGGAAAACATGGTCGAACTGATGGACGCCGGCGAGGAGATCCGCATCGTCAGCGGCGAGACGACCGACGTCACGATGTCGATCGACGGCAACCCGACGATCAACGACCACGGCGAGCACAACCTCCCCGGCGGCGAGGTCTTCACCGCACCCCAGCCCGACTCCGTCGAGGGCGAGGTGCTGTTCGATATGCCGCTGTACCACCAGGGCCGGGAGATCACCGATGTCTATCTGGAGTTCGAGGACGGCGAGGTCGTCTCCCACTCGGCAGCGAAAAACGAGGACGTCCTGACCAACGTCCTCGAGACCGACGACGGCGCCCGACGGCTGGGCGAGCTGGGGATCGGGATGAACCGCGACATCGACCGGTTTACGTACAACATGCTGTTCGACGAGAAGATGGGCGATACGGTCCACATGGCGGTCGGCCGGGCTTACGACGACACGGTCGGTGAGGACAACGAGGCCAACGAGTCGGCCGTCCACGTCGACATGATCGTCGACATGAGCGAGGACTCCCGCATCGAGATCGACGGCGAGGTCGTCCAGCGGGACGGGACCTTCCGGTTCGAAGAGGGCGGCGTTTGA
- the lysW gene encoding lysine biosynthesis protein LysW translates to MTECVECGAEVSLHDDLEVGEIVDCTTCGAELEVVDTEPPVLERAPELEEDWGE, encoded by the coding sequence ATGACAGAATGCGTCGAGTGTGGGGCAGAAGTGTCCCTGCACGACGATCTGGAAGTGGGAGAGATCGTTGACTGTACGACCTGCGGAGCCGAGCTGGAAGTCGTCGACACCGAGCCGCCAGTCCTCGAGCGAGCCCCGGAGCTCGAAGAGGACTGGGGTGAGTGA
- the lysX gene encoding lysine biosynthesis protein LysX gives MTLKVGILYSRIRKDEKLLLSELRERDHEVEKIDVRKQTFDIGEASEAFADLDIVVDRCLATSRSLYATQFFEAYGIPVVNSNETAEICADKVKNSLALEKAGVPTPATKVAFTKETALEAIEEFGYPCVLKPVVGSWGRLMAKIDSRDAAEAILEHKATLGHYEHKVFYVQEFVEKPGRDIRVVAIDGEPVAGMVRSSDHWITNAAKGAETNVFEVDDEAAELVEKASDAVGGGLLGIDLMETADGYTVHEVNHTVEFKALNDAVETDVAGTVVDWLEEKAAENGSQEVEVTF, from the coding sequence GTGACCTTGAAAGTAGGAATACTCTACTCCCGGATCCGCAAGGACGAGAAGCTCCTCCTCTCGGAGCTGCGCGAGCGCGACCACGAGGTCGAGAAGATCGACGTCCGCAAGCAGACGTTCGACATCGGCGAGGCCTCCGAGGCGTTTGCCGACCTCGACATCGTCGTCGACCGCTGTCTGGCCACGAGTCGCAGCCTCTATGCCACGCAGTTCTTCGAGGCCTACGGCATCCCCGTGGTCAACAGCAACGAGACGGCCGAGATCTGCGCCGACAAGGTCAAGAATAGCCTCGCGCTCGAGAAGGCCGGGGTTCCCACGCCCGCGACGAAGGTCGCGTTCACCAAGGAGACCGCCCTCGAGGCGATCGAGGAGTTTGGCTACCCCTGCGTGCTCAAACCCGTCGTCGGCTCGTGGGGTCGTCTGATGGCCAAGATCGACTCCCGCGACGCCGCGGAGGCGATCTTGGAGCACAAGGCGACGCTCGGCCACTACGAGCACAAGGTGTTCTACGTCCAGGAGTTCGTCGAGAAACCCGGACGGGACATCCGTGTCGTCGCGATCGACGGCGAACCCGTCGCCGGGATGGTCCGGTCTTCGGATCACTGGATCACAAACGCCGCGAAGGGCGCCGAGACGAACGTCTTCGAGGTCGACGACGAGGCTGCAGAGCTCGTCGAGAAGGCGAGCGACGCCGTCGGCGGGGGACTGCTCGGCATCGACCTCATGGAGACGGCAGACGGGTACACCGTCCACGAGGTCAACCACACCGTCGAGTTCAAGGCGCTCAACGACGCCGTCGAGACCGACGTCGCCGGCACCGTCGTCGACTGGCTCGAAGAGAAAGCCGCGGAGAACGGCAGCCAGGAAGTCGAGGTGACGTTCTGA
- a CDS encoding metallophosphoesterase: MIAIFSDTHSNDGHELTGEALEAARSANTVIHAGDFTSTAALEAFHRECDRLLAVHGNADSATVRERLPTARVVEADGARFAVTHRREGGATGLAMFGRSRDADVVVSGHTHRPTVVETDDVVLLNPGSHAQPRGNRPGFAVLERDGDELVGELCQPDGAVLETISVRMTR; the protein is encoded by the coding sequence ATGATCGCGATCTTCTCGGACACTCACAGCAACGACGGCCACGAACTCACCGGTGAGGCCCTCGAGGCAGCCCGATCGGCCAACACCGTGATCCACGCCGGCGATTTCACCAGTACGGCGGCGCTGGAGGCGTTTCATAGGGAGTGCGACCGGCTGCTCGCCGTCCACGGCAACGCCGACAGCGCGACGGTTCGGGAACGGCTGCCCACTGCCCGCGTCGTCGAGGCCGACGGCGCTCGCTTCGCGGTCACCCACCGCCGCGAGGGTGGCGCGACCGGGCTGGCGATGTTCGGCCGCTCGCGGGACGCCGACGTCGTCGTCTCGGGACACACCCATCGACCGACCGTCGTCGAAACCGACGACGTGGTTCTGTTGAACCCCGGCAGCCACGCCCAGCCCCGTGGCAATCGGCCGGGCTTTGCCGTCCTCGAGCGCGACGGCGACGAACTGGTCGGCGAGCTCTGCCAGCCAGACGGGGCCGTCCTCGAGACGATTAGCGTCCGGATGACGAGGTGA
- a CDS encoding argininosuccinate synthase: MTRVALAFSGGLDTTVCVPLLEEEYGYDEVIGVTVDVGQPESEFEEAEETAEALGLDHYIVDAKAEFADLCFESVRANATYQGYPLGTALARPVIASAILEVAEEQDCTGIAHGCTGKGNDQLRFEAVWRDSDLEVIAPVRELGLTREWENEYAAEKDLPVEGGSGGKWSIDTNLWSRSVEGSELEDPSYVPGEEIYEWTEAPSGETEEIEIAFEEGYPVAVDGEAYEPVELIQHLNELAGAYGVGRTDSMEDRMLGLKVRENYEHPAATTLLNAHEALESLVLTQEEREFKQQIDQRWSKKGYEGLVDAPLVSALEGFIDETQQRVTGTVTIRFEGGQARAVGRDSEYAAYSAEHASFNTETVGKITQEDATGVAKYHGFQRRLANESIAAQNDDEEVELATDGGEE, from the coding sequence ATGACACGCGTTGCACTTGCGTTCTCGGGGGGACTCGACACGACCGTCTGTGTTCCACTGCTCGAGGAGGAGTACGGCTACGACGAAGTAATCGGGGTCACGGTCGACGTCGGTCAGCCGGAGTCGGAGTTCGAGGAGGCCGAAGAGACGGCGGAGGCGCTCGGACTCGACCACTACATCGTCGACGCGAAAGCGGAGTTCGCGGACCTCTGTTTCGAGAGTGTCCGCGCGAACGCGACCTACCAGGGGTATCCGCTCGGCACCGCGCTCGCGCGCCCGGTGATCGCCAGCGCGATCCTCGAGGTCGCCGAGGAACAGGACTGTACGGGGATCGCCCACGGCTGTACGGGCAAGGGGAACGACCAGCTCCGTTTCGAGGCAGTCTGGCGCGACTCCGACCTCGAAGTGATCGCTCCCGTCCGCGAACTCGGGCTCACCCGCGAGTGGGAAAACGAGTACGCCGCAGAGAAAGACCTGCCCGTCGAGGGCGGTAGCGGCGGCAAGTGGTCGATTGATACCAACCTCTGGAGCCGTTCGGTCGAGGGCTCCGAGCTCGAGGACCCGAGCTACGTCCCCGGCGAGGAGATCTACGAGTGGACCGAGGCCCCCTCCGGCGAGACCGAGGAGATCGAGATCGCCTTCGAGGAAGGGTACCCCGTCGCCGTCGACGGCGAGGCCTATGAGCCCGTCGAACTCATCCAGCACCTCAACGAGCTCGCAGGCGCCTACGGCGTCGGTCGCACCGACTCGATGGAAGACCGCATGCTCGGACTGAAGGTCCGCGAGAACTACGAACACCCCGCGGCAACGACGCTGCTCAACGCCCACGAGGCCCTCGAGAGCCTCGTGCTCACCCAGGAGGAACGCGAGTTCAAACAGCAGATCGACCAGCGCTGGTCGAAGAAGGGCTACGAGGGACTCGTCGACGCACCCCTCGTCAGTGCGCTCGAGGGCTTCATCGACGAGACCCAGCAGCGCGTCACCGGAACGGTGACGATCCGCTTCGAGGGCGGCCAGGCTCGCGCTGTCGGCCGCGACAGCGAGTACGCCGCCTACTCCGCGGAACACGCCTCCTTCAACACGGAGACGGTCGGCAAGATCACCCAGGAGGACGCCACCGGCGTCGCGAAGTACCACGGGTTCCAGCGCCGCCTCGCCAACGAGTCGATCGCCGCCCAGAACGACGACGAGGAGGTCGAGCTGGCGACCGACGGAGGCGAGGAGTAA
- a CDS encoding ATP-dependent DNA helicase has product MSETAGYMRFFPYEQPYENQREAMDRIYNALVRDQDVLFEGACGTGKTLSSLVPALEVAREQDKTVVITTNVHQQMRQFVAEARAITREESLRAVVFKGKGSMCHIDVGYEECQTLRDNTRAVVDAERDREQLERRQRELLAESQEGSDGGSAADARSAVMDELESIEDRLEDLEEKNVCDYYRNNLTQDTDDFFAWLFDDVRTPDEIYEYAEQREFCGYELLKEGIEGVDLVVCNYHHLLDSTIREQFFRWLGRDPEDVIAVFDEAHNVEDAAREHATRTCSERTFDSALDELADSDDPRAEDATNVLSAFHRALVETYEDSFGFGERERIGEGWEDVPIANEDRRDELTLEFLQRYSGQGIDDDLEAAMALGQELDEEYEEAYREGETATRTECQTLQAAGFVSAWMDEGTKEGLYPVVSVTRDAGTDEIYGRAELYTCLPRQVTGRLFEEVSATILMSATLQPFDVTEDVLGLEDPITMAYGLEFPEEHRRTYAVETPPLFSSDRDDPDVQETVADALDDAIRMTAGNTLAFFPNYGEASRYAERLERRGSATVYLDEPGVAVEELRQEFVADDDGVLCTSLWGTLAEGVSFDGDDARTVLVVGVPYPHLDDRTEAVQEAYDAAFEGTDTGWRYAVEIPTVRKTRQALGRVLRSPEDIAVRALLDRRYSKDAKSDLGKYSVNGTFPHEEREELLDIEPSKLKFAMRNFYGDHGAYEGDPPAP; this is encoded by the coding sequence GTGTCCGAGACAGCCGGGTACATGCGATTCTTCCCGTACGAGCAACCCTACGAGAACCAGCGTGAGGCGATGGACCGCATCTACAACGCGCTGGTTCGGGACCAGGACGTGCTGTTCGAAGGGGCCTGCGGGACCGGCAAGACGCTCTCGTCGCTGGTTCCAGCCCTGGAGGTCGCCCGCGAGCAGGACAAGACGGTCGTCATCACGACCAACGTCCACCAGCAGATGCGCCAGTTCGTCGCCGAAGCCCGGGCGATCACCCGCGAGGAGTCGCTCCGTGCGGTCGTTTTCAAGGGGAAGGGGTCGATGTGTCACATCGACGTCGGCTACGAGGAGTGCCAGACCCTGCGGGACAACACCCGGGCCGTGGTCGACGCCGAGCGCGACCGCGAACAGTTAGAGCGGCGCCAGCGGGAGCTGCTCGCCGAGAGCCAGGAAGGCAGTGACGGTGGCTCGGCCGCGGACGCCCGCAGCGCCGTCATGGACGAGCTCGAGTCGATCGAGGACCGTCTCGAGGACCTCGAGGAGAAGAACGTCTGTGACTACTACCGGAACAACCTCACGCAGGATACCGACGACTTCTTCGCCTGGCTGTTCGACGACGTCCGCACGCCCGACGAGATCTACGAGTACGCCGAACAGCGGGAGTTCTGTGGCTACGAACTCCTGAAGGAGGGGATCGAGGGGGTCGATCTGGTCGTCTGTAACTACCACCACCTGCTGGATTCGACGATCCGCGAGCAGTTCTTCCGGTGGCTCGGCCGCGATCCCGAGGACGTGATCGCCGTCTTCGACGAGGCTCACAACGTCGAGGACGCCGCCCGCGAGCACGCGACCCGAACCTGCTCGGAGCGGACCTTCGATTCGGCGCTCGACGAGCTCGCCGACAGCGACGATCCCCGGGCCGAGGACGCGACCAACGTCCTCTCGGCGTTTCACCGCGCGCTGGTCGAGACCTACGAGGACTCCTTCGGGTTCGGCGAGCGCGAACGGATCGGTGAAGGCTGGGAGGACGTCCCGATCGCGAACGAGGATCGACGCGACGAGCTCACCCTCGAGTTCCTGCAGCGCTATTCGGGGCAGGGGATCGACGACGACCTCGAGGCCGCGATGGCGCTGGGCCAGGAGCTCGACGAGGAGTACGAGGAGGCCTACCGGGAGGGCGAGACGGCTACCCGGACGGAGTGTCAGACGTTGCAGGCGGCGGGCTTCGTCAGCGCGTGGATGGACGAGGGAACCAAGGAGGGACTGTACCCGGTGGTCTCGGTGACGCGGGACGCCGGCACCGACGAGATCTACGGGCGCGCGGAGCTGTACACCTGTCTCCCCCGTCAGGTCACCGGACGGCTGTTCGAGGAGGTCTCGGCGACGATCCTGATGAGCGCGACGCTCCAGCCCTTCGACGTCACCGAGGACGTCCTGGGGCTCGAGGACCCGATCACGATGGCCTACGGGCTCGAGTTCCCCGAGGAACACCGCCGGACCTACGCCGTCGAGACGCCGCCGCTGTTCTCCTCGGACCGGGACGACCCCGACGTCCAGGAGACCGTCGCCGACGCGCTCGACGACGCGATCCGGATGACCGCCGGTAACACGCTTGCCTTCTTCCCGAACTACGGCGAGGCGAGCCGCTACGCGGAGCGACTCGAGCGCCGCGGGTCGGCGACGGTCTATCTCGACGAGCCGGGCGTCGCCGTCGAGGAGCTCCGCCAGGAGTTCGTTGCGGACGACGACGGCGTCCTCTGTACCTCGCTGTGGGGCACCCTCGCGGAGGGAGTGAGCTTCGACGGCGACGACGCTCGGACGGTGCTCGTCGTCGGCGTTCCCTACCCCCATCTCGACGACCGGACCGAGGCAGTCCAGGAAGCCTACGACGCCGCCTTCGAGGGGACCGACACCGGCTGGCGCTACGCCGTCGAGATTCCGACGGTCCGCAAGACCCGCCAGGCGCTCGGTCGCGTGCTTCGCTCGCCGGAGGATATCGCGGTGCGTGCGCTGCTGGATCGGCGCTACTCGAAGGACGCGAAGTCCGACCTGGGCAAGTACAGCGTCAACGGAACGTTCCCCCACGAGGAGCGCGAGGAGCTACTCGATATCGAGCCCTCGAAGCTCAAGTTCGCGATGCGGAACTTCTACGGCGATCACGGCGCCTACGAGGGGGATCCGCCGGCGCCCTGA
- the argH gene encoding argininosuccinate lyase, with product MSGERAPDGGDESGVVRRDRFSGGPARSFLSSLAADERIFEADLEVDRAHTIMLAEQGIVDDDVAGEILTALDAIEVDGHDSLPEGEDVHEAIETAVIEQIGPAGGKMHTARSRNDEVATCIRYRLREDVLEAIETTLALRESLLEVAEEGRETIMPGYTHLQPAQPTTVAHWALSYEGAVRRDTERLFDAYGRINESPLGGAAFAGTTFAIDRERTADLLGFSGIVENSMDASSSRDFLLETTQALSTHATTLSGLAEDLVIFANRGFVDLADDYSSTSSIMPQKKNPDTLELVRAVAGDAAGGVQGLTTTLKGLPRAYNRDLQRATTHAWETVDAVTEASEVAAGAVATADWNAETLAAEAGAGFSTATGVADLLAANGLPFRTAHEIVAHAAENGADYDALEAAAEDVLGESEAATSPRDDEQRSRESPLESLVDPAAVESALDPEASVASRDSQGGPAPEAVAEQLESARETLAADEGTHAATDEALEDAHAALREEVNAYG from the coding sequence ATGAGCGGAGAGAGAGCTCCAGACGGCGGAGACGAGTCGGGCGTCGTCCGACGGGACCGCTTCAGCGGCGGCCCCGCGCGGAGCTTTCTCTCCTCGCTTGCGGCCGACGAGCGGATCTTCGAGGCCGACCTCGAGGTCGACCGCGCCCACACGATCATGCTCGCCGAACAGGGGATCGTCGACGACGACGTCGCGGGCGAGATTCTGACGGCACTGGACGCCATCGAGGTCGACGGCCACGACTCCCTGCCCGAGGGCGAGGACGTCCACGAGGCTATCGAGACGGCCGTCATCGAACAGATCGGCCCGGCGGGCGGGAAGATGCACACCGCCCGCTCGCGCAACGACGAGGTTGCGACCTGCATTCGGTATCGCCTTCGCGAGGACGTTCTCGAGGCGATCGAGACGACCCTGGCGCTGCGGGAGTCGCTGCTCGAGGTCGCCGAGGAGGGTCGGGAGACGATCATGCCCGGCTACACCCACCTCCAGCCCGCCCAGCCGACGACGGTCGCCCACTGGGCGCTGTCCTACGAGGGCGCAGTTCGTCGCGACACCGAGCGTCTGTTCGACGCCTACGGGCGGATCAACGAATCCCCGCTGGGCGGGGCGGCCTTCGCCGGCACGACGTTCGCTATCGACCGCGAGCGTACGGCCGATCTACTGGGCTTCAGTGGAATCGTCGAGAACTCGATGGACGCCTCTTCGAGCCGCGATTTCCTGCTCGAGACCACCCAGGCGCTGTCGACCCACGCGACGACGCTGTCGGGGCTCGCCGAGGACCTCGTGATCTTCGCGAACCGCGGGTTCGTCGATCTCGCCGACGACTACTCCTCGACGTCCTCGATCATGCCCCAGAAGAAAAATCCCGACACGCTCGAGCTCGTCCGCGCGGTCGCGGGCGACGCCGCGGGCGGGGTCCAGGGACTGACGACGACACTGAAGGGACTGCCCCGCGCGTACAACCGCGACCTCCAGCGGGCGACGACCCACGCCTGGGAGACCGTCGACGCCGTGACGGAGGCCAGCGAGGTCGCCGCGGGCGCGGTCGCGACCGCCGACTGGAACGCGGAGACGCTCGCAGCGGAGGCCGGCGCGGGGTTCTCGACGGCGACCGGGGTCGCGGACCTGCTGGCGGCGAACGGACTGCCGTTCCGCACCGCACACGAAATAGTCGCCCACGCCGCAGAGAACGGCGCCGACTACGACGCCCTCGAGGCCGCCGCCGAAGACGTGCTCGGCGAGAGCGAGGCGGCGACGTCGCCTCGAGACGATGAGCAGCGGAGCCGCGAATCACCCCTCGAGTCGCTCGTCGACCCCGCAGCGGTCGAGAGCGCCCTCGATCCCGAGGCGAGCGTCGCGAGCCGGGACTCGCAGGGAGGACCCGCCCCCGAGGCGGTCGCCGAGCAGCTCGAGTCGGCTCGCGAGACGCTCGCGGCCGACGAGGGGACACACGCGGCGACCGACGAGGCGCTCGAGGACGCCCACGCGGCGCTTCGCGAGGAGGTGAACGCGTATGGCTGA